One region of Choristoneura fumiferana chromosome 3, NRCan_CFum_1, whole genome shotgun sequence genomic DNA includes:
- the peo gene encoding ubiquitin E2 variant domain-containing protein pendolino, protein MGDEVKEIRELYSLSNQEYKIMAEYRMLQTENLEGIYVIPSYENSFLWFGVVFVRAGFYEGGVFRFTLTLPDEFPNDEVPVLAFSSHLYHPAVDANTGILNLSQVFPKWDRIRNHIWQILKYLHLIFHNLNIQQPANVEASVAYKTNRKIFTEKVKECVVASIDHIYDDPPTEDKHYITFKPYDSNIHDVARNQMLKPLSPNEGMNQGISWVQPGTYQPFSKEEAT, encoded by the exons ATGGGTGATGAAGTTAAGGAAATACGAGAATTGTACTCGCTATCTAATCAAGAGTACAAAATAATGGCAGAATA ccGTATGCTGCAAACAGAAAACTTAGAAGGAATATATGTTATACCATCATATGAGAACTCTTTTT TATGGTTTGGAGTTGTTTTTGTAAGAGCAGGATTTTATGAAGGAGGGGTGTTCCGATTTACTCTGACATTACCAGATGAATTCCCAAATGATGAAGTTCca GTTTTAGCATTCTCGTCTCATTTGTACCACCCAGCAGTTGATGCCAACACAGGAATTCTAAACTTGAGCCAAGTTTTTCCAAAATGGGATAGAATAAGAAACCACATATGGCAGATCTTGAAATATTTGCACTTGATATTTCATAATTTGAATATACAGCAACCTGCCAATGTAGAAGCTTCAGTTGC ttacaaaacaaacagaaaaatatttactgaaaaagtCAAAGAATGTGTAGTGGCCAGTATTGACCACATTTATGATGATCCTCCAACTGAAGATAAGCACTACATAACTTTCAAACCATATGATTCTAACATCCATGATGTTGCAAGAAACCAAATGCTTAAGCCACTCTCACCCAATGAGGGGATGAATCAAGGCATATCATGGGTGCAACCTGGAACTTACCAACCATTCTCAAAAGAAGAAGCAACTTAA
- the LOC141426600 gene encoding UPF0598 protein CG30010, which yields MNTIHLRLFRAPSYICNLPNKIRNRYLHYVQGQEPEPKIREYFYYIDHQGMLFLDDSRMKNFTSCFKEKKFLEFFFKRIKLNTTGRYTEDFPYISLCGRERNFIRCDDVPIVYTHIITKHTKDFMTFGYAGDLLMIPFIPENIYMLPLTGRVYHPADDKYGGVGLVRSKLSIELSKHFEFQNGDAHPPTHFTWKNEKYQLNQQWFQEKLNEHKIKVNTNPD from the exons atgaatactATTCATTTGAGATTGTTTCGGGCACCTTCTTATATATGTAACTTGCCAAATAAAATAAGGAACCGTTATCTGCACTATGTACAAGGCCAAGAACCTGAACCAAAAATAAGAGAATACTTTTACTACATAGATCATCAAGGAATG cTGTTTTTAGATGATTCAAGAATGAAAAACTTTACATCTTGCTTCAAAGAAAAGAAATTTCTAGAATTCTTCTTCAAGAGGATTAAATTAAACACAACTGGGCGATACACTGAAGATTTTCCTTACATATCACTGTGTGGTAGAGAAAGAAATTTTATTAGATGTGATGATGTTCCCATAGTTTACACTCATATTATAACAAAACATACAAAAGATTTTATGACATTTGGGTATGCCGGTGATTTGTTAATGATACCTTTTATACCTGAGAATATTTATATGCTGCCACTAACTGGTAGGGTATATCATCCTGCTGATGACAAATATGGGGGAGTGGGGTTGGTGCGATCCAAACTTTCCATAGAGTTGAGTAAACATTTCGAATTTCAGAATGGGGATGCACACCCCCCTACACACTTCACTTGGAAGAATGAAAAATATCAGCTAAATCAACAGTGGTTTCAGGAGAAACTTAacgaacataaaataaaagttaatactAATCCAGATTaa
- the LOC141426598 gene encoding katanin p80 WD40 repeat-containing subunit B1-like isoform X1: MESMRRSWKLQEFVAHKANVNCLAMGHKSNQVLATGGDDKKVNLWAIGRQSCLMSLSGHTTPVECVCFGHSEDLVCAGSQTGALKIWDLEAAKLLRTFTGHKGAIKCMDFHPYGDYLTTGSCDSNIKLWDTRKRGCIVTYSSHRLAVNSLQFSPDGQWIASACEDGIVKVWDVRVGKVLQEFVEHTSAVTCVKFHPHEFLLASCGMDKTVNFWDMEKFQLVSKFEKENTSIRCMVFSDDGTTLLGCGNDGLHVVGWEPARVFDTVHGHWGQTHDITVAQTQLIAGSFHSTYVVLSVVDLNKVHPFGGPPPVTTMVVRDLSPFQKGHSVRKSFSKEKPPKEVMHKPTLLDEKTAEESTSGTEADEDSGAVISNINDYTEIFRPSRALNRTPPPTTSLSSEDFSLPTEECMGALPTSASTSLRDLMLEPAPARPPPQPSPPQRQRPDSRIPTSTKEHYVVEKKSENFARALESNAKEDNTFTAPKPATRDYVMPHTANTLNRHNSYKETKSTTDLSTGNNLRQSSSEMSLGPPSLGPRSLSFTRTSSENSRRRVDSVRRENVVSRAVEAAAETEPEFVPFATDRSVGLDLDEFLPRTLAGVGARRGARGGGAEPSEQEVLGVMMRGHDSMMAVLSARQRALQIFHSVRINKNLKFALESVIALEDTSVILDILNVMAHKPSLWNLDICLLMLPKIYELLQSKYESYMQCGCNALRLIVRNFSSVVRANVSAPVRTLGVDIPREERYAKCVQIHRLLLDVRAFLLKRQTLQGRLGAAFRDLHTLMQQGLD, translated from the exons ATGGAATCAATGAGAAGATCATGGAAGCTAC AAGAATTTGTCGCCCACAAGGCGAATGTCAACTGTTTGGCCATGGGCCACAAGTCCAACCAAGTCTTGGCGACTGGAGGAGATGACAAGAAAGTTAACTTATGGGCCATTGGCAGGCAAAGCTGTTTGATG AGTTTAAGTGGCCACACAACACCAGTGGAATGTGTGTGTTTTGGTCACTCTGAAGACTTGGTCTGTGCTGGTTCTCAGACTGGGGCTTTGAAAATTTGGGACTTGGAAGCAGCTAAGTTACTCAGAACATTTACTGGTCACAAAGGTGCCATCAAATGCATGGACTTCCACCCTTATGGGGACTATTTGACCACAGGTTCCTGTGAcagtaatattaaattatggGATACAAGAAAGAGAGGATGTATTGTGACTTATTCTAGCCATAGACTAGCAGTAAATAGCCTGCAATTCAGCCCTGATGGGCAGTGGATTGCTTCCGCTTGTGAAGATG gCATTGTGAAAGTTTGGGATGTAAGAGTAGGAAAGGTTCTGCAGGAATTTGTGGAGCATACATCTGCCGTAACTTGTGTCAAGTTCCACCCACACGAATTCTTGCTTGCTAGCTGCGGCATGGACAAAACTGTCAACTTTTGGGACATGGAGAAATTCCAATTGGTTTCCAAGTTTGAGAAGGAGAACACATCtattag gtgtATGGTATTCAGCGACGACGGCACGACGTTGCTAGGCTGCGGGAACGACGGGCTCCACGTGGTGGGCTGGGAGCCTGCGCGCGTGTTCGACACCGTGCACGGCCACTGGGGACAGACGCACGACATCACTGTAGCTCAGACACAACTC ATAGCTGGATCATTCCACTCGACATATGTGGTACTGTCAGTGGTGGATCTCAATAAGGTGCATCCTTTCGGAGGTCCACCGCCAGTAACGACGATGGTTGTGAGAGATCTGTCTCCATTTCAAAAAGGTCATTCTGTCCGAAAAagtttttcaaaagaaaaaccTCCCAAAGAAG taatgCATAAACCGACACTTCTTGATGAAAAGACTGCCGAGGAATCCACATCAGGCACTGAAGCAGATGAAGACTCAGGTGCTGTTATATCAAATATTAATGACTACACAGAAATATTCCGACCTTCTAGAGCAT TGAACCGTACGCCACCACCAACTACTAGTTTGTCCTCTGAAGACTTCTCGTTACCAA CCGAAGAGTGTATGGGCGCTTTGCCCACGAGCGCGAGCACCTCCCTGCGCGATCTGATGCTGGAGCCGGCGCCGGCCCGGCCTCCGCCGCAGCCTTCCCCGCCACAACGACAGCGACCAGATTCACGCATACCCACCTCCACAAAGGAACATTATGTTGTGGAAAAGAAGAGCGAGAATTTCGCAC GGGCGCTGGAGAGCAACGCTAAAGAGGATAACACATTCACCGCCCCAAAGCCTGCTACAAGAGACTATGTTATGCCTCACACAGCCAACACGCTAAACCGACATAATTCATATAAAGAAACTAAATCTACCACTGATTTGt CCACAGGAAATAATCTACGACAAAGTAGTAGTGAAATGTCACTGGGACCACCGTCTTTGGGCCCTAGATCGCTTTCGTTTACAAGGACGTCTTCCGAAAACTCAAG AAGGCGTGTGGATAGTGTACGGCGAGAGAACGTGGTGTCGCGAGCTGTGGAAGCAGCGGCGGAGACTGAACCCGAATTCGTTCCCTTTGCCACCGACAGGTCTGTCGGGCTGGACCTCGATGAGTTCTTACCT CGGACACTAGCGGGTGtcggggcgcggcgcggcgcccgcggcggcggAGCGGAGCCGAGTGAACAGGAAGTACTTGGCGTGATGATGCGTGGACATGACTCCATGATGGCCGTGCTTAGCGCAAGGCAGAGAGCATTACAG ATTTTCCATTCTGTGAGAATTAATAAGAATTTAAAGTTCGCCTTAGAGTCTGTAATTGCCCTGGAAGATACGTCGGTGATACTGGACATACTGAATGTTATGGCCCATAAACC GTCACTCTGGAATTTGGATATTTGCCTTTTGATGTTGCCTAAAATATACGAATTATTGCAAAGTAAATACGAATC CTACATGCAATGCGGGTGCAATGCGCTGCGACTCATCGTACGGAACTTTTCGTCCGTAGTACGTGCCAACGTTTCTGCGCCAGTACGGACCTTGGGCGTGGACATACCGCGCGAAGAGCGCTACGCGAAGTGCGTGCAAATTCATAGACTACTGCTGGATGTGCGAGCTTTCCTGCTCAAACGGCAAACTCTCCAGGGCCGACTCGGCGCCGCCTTCCGCGATCTCCACACTCTCATGCAACAAGGACTCGACTGA
- the LOC141426598 gene encoding katanin p80 WD40 repeat-containing subunit B1-like isoform X3, whose protein sequence is MESMRRSWKLQEFVAHKANVNCLAMGHKSNQVLATGGDDKKVNLWAIGRQSCLMSLSGHTTPVECVCFGHSEDLVCAGSQTGALKIWDLEAAKLLRTFTGHKGAIKCMDFHPYGDYLTTGSCDSNIKLWDTRKRGCIVTYSSHRLAVNSLQFSPDGQWIASACEDGIVKVWDVRVGKVLQEFVEHTSAVTCVKFHPHEFLLASCGMDKTVNFWDMEKFQLVSKFEKENTSIRCMVFSDDGTTLLGCGNDGLHVVGWEPARVFDTVHGHWGQTHDITVAQTQLIAGSFHSTYVVLSVVDLNKVHPFGGPPPVTTMVVRDLSPFQKGHSVRKSFSKEKPPKEVMHKPTLLDEKTAEESTSGTEADEDSGAVISNINDYTEIFRPSRASEECMGALPTSASTSLRDLMLEPAPARPPPQPSPPQRQRPDSRIPTSTKEHYVVEKKSENFARALESNAKEDNTFTAPKPATRDYVMPHTANTLNRHNSYKETKSTTDLSTGNNLRQSSSEMSLGPPSLGPRSLSFTRTSSENSRRRVDSVRRENVVSRAVEAAAETEPEFVPFATDRSVGLDLDEFLPRTLAGVGARRGARGGGAEPSEQEVLGVMMRGHDSMMAVLSARQRALQIFHSVRINKNLKFALESVIALEDTSVILDILNVMAHKPSLWNLDICLLMLPKIYELLQSKYESYMQCGCNALRLIVRNFSSVVRANVSAPVRTLGVDIPREERYAKCVQIHRLLLDVRAFLLKRQTLQGRLGAAFRDLHTLMQQGLD, encoded by the exons ATGGAATCAATGAGAAGATCATGGAAGCTAC AAGAATTTGTCGCCCACAAGGCGAATGTCAACTGTTTGGCCATGGGCCACAAGTCCAACCAAGTCTTGGCGACTGGAGGAGATGACAAGAAAGTTAACTTATGGGCCATTGGCAGGCAAAGCTGTTTGATG AGTTTAAGTGGCCACACAACACCAGTGGAATGTGTGTGTTTTGGTCACTCTGAAGACTTGGTCTGTGCTGGTTCTCAGACTGGGGCTTTGAAAATTTGGGACTTGGAAGCAGCTAAGTTACTCAGAACATTTACTGGTCACAAAGGTGCCATCAAATGCATGGACTTCCACCCTTATGGGGACTATTTGACCACAGGTTCCTGTGAcagtaatattaaattatggGATACAAGAAAGAGAGGATGTATTGTGACTTATTCTAGCCATAGACTAGCAGTAAATAGCCTGCAATTCAGCCCTGATGGGCAGTGGATTGCTTCCGCTTGTGAAGATG gCATTGTGAAAGTTTGGGATGTAAGAGTAGGAAAGGTTCTGCAGGAATTTGTGGAGCATACATCTGCCGTAACTTGTGTCAAGTTCCACCCACACGAATTCTTGCTTGCTAGCTGCGGCATGGACAAAACTGTCAACTTTTGGGACATGGAGAAATTCCAATTGGTTTCCAAGTTTGAGAAGGAGAACACATCtattag gtgtATGGTATTCAGCGACGACGGCACGACGTTGCTAGGCTGCGGGAACGACGGGCTCCACGTGGTGGGCTGGGAGCCTGCGCGCGTGTTCGACACCGTGCACGGCCACTGGGGACAGACGCACGACATCACTGTAGCTCAGACACAACTC ATAGCTGGATCATTCCACTCGACATATGTGGTACTGTCAGTGGTGGATCTCAATAAGGTGCATCCTTTCGGAGGTCCACCGCCAGTAACGACGATGGTTGTGAGAGATCTGTCTCCATTTCAAAAAGGTCATTCTGTCCGAAAAagtttttcaaaagaaaaaccTCCCAAAGAAG taatgCATAAACCGACACTTCTTGATGAAAAGACTGCCGAGGAATCCACATCAGGCACTGAAGCAGATGAAGACTCAGGTGCTGTTATATCAAATATTAATGACTACACAGAAATATTCCGACCTTCTAGAGCAT CCGAAGAGTGTATGGGCGCTTTGCCCACGAGCGCGAGCACCTCCCTGCGCGATCTGATGCTGGAGCCGGCGCCGGCCCGGCCTCCGCCGCAGCCTTCCCCGCCACAACGACAGCGACCAGATTCACGCATACCCACCTCCACAAAGGAACATTATGTTGTGGAAAAGAAGAGCGAGAATTTCGCAC GGGCGCTGGAGAGCAACGCTAAAGAGGATAACACATTCACCGCCCCAAAGCCTGCTACAAGAGACTATGTTATGCCTCACACAGCCAACACGCTAAACCGACATAATTCATATAAAGAAACTAAATCTACCACTGATTTGt CCACAGGAAATAATCTACGACAAAGTAGTAGTGAAATGTCACTGGGACCACCGTCTTTGGGCCCTAGATCGCTTTCGTTTACAAGGACGTCTTCCGAAAACTCAAG AAGGCGTGTGGATAGTGTACGGCGAGAGAACGTGGTGTCGCGAGCTGTGGAAGCAGCGGCGGAGACTGAACCCGAATTCGTTCCCTTTGCCACCGACAGGTCTGTCGGGCTGGACCTCGATGAGTTCTTACCT CGGACACTAGCGGGTGtcggggcgcggcgcggcgcccgcggcggcggAGCGGAGCCGAGTGAACAGGAAGTACTTGGCGTGATGATGCGTGGACATGACTCCATGATGGCCGTGCTTAGCGCAAGGCAGAGAGCATTACAG ATTTTCCATTCTGTGAGAATTAATAAGAATTTAAAGTTCGCCTTAGAGTCTGTAATTGCCCTGGAAGATACGTCGGTGATACTGGACATACTGAATGTTATGGCCCATAAACC GTCACTCTGGAATTTGGATATTTGCCTTTTGATGTTGCCTAAAATATACGAATTATTGCAAAGTAAATACGAATC CTACATGCAATGCGGGTGCAATGCGCTGCGACTCATCGTACGGAACTTTTCGTCCGTAGTACGTGCCAACGTTTCTGCGCCAGTACGGACCTTGGGCGTGGACATACCGCGCGAAGAGCGCTACGCGAAGTGCGTGCAAATTCATAGACTACTGCTGGATGTGCGAGCTTTCCTGCTCAAACGGCAAACTCTCCAGGGCCGACTCGGCGCCGCCTTCCGCGATCTCCACACTCTCATGCAACAAGGACTCGACTGA
- the LOC141426598 gene encoding katanin p80 WD40 repeat-containing subunit B1-like isoform X2, giving the protein MESMRRSWKLQEFVAHKANVNCLAMGHKSNQVLATGGDDKKVNLWAIGRQSCLMSLSGHTTPVECVCFGHSEDLVCAGSQTGALKIWDLEAAKLLRTFTGHKGAIKCMDFHPYGDYLTTGSCDSNIKLWDTRKRGCIVTYSSHRLAVNSLQFSPDGQWIASACEDGIVKVWDVRVGKVLQEFVEHTSAVTCVKFHPHEFLLASCGMDKTVNFWDMEKFQLVSKFEKENTSIRCMVFSDDGTTLLGCGNDGLHVVGWEPARVFDTVHGHWGQTHDITVAQTQLIAGSFHSTYVVLSVVDLNKVHPFGGPPPVTTMVVRDLSPFQKGHSVRKSFSKEKPPKEVMHKPTLLDEKTAEESTSGTEADEDSVNRTPPPTTSLSSEDFSLPTEECMGALPTSASTSLRDLMLEPAPARPPPQPSPPQRQRPDSRIPTSTKEHYVVEKKSENFARALESNAKEDNTFTAPKPATRDYVMPHTANTLNRHNSYKETKSTTDLSTGNNLRQSSSEMSLGPPSLGPRSLSFTRTSSENSRRRVDSVRRENVVSRAVEAAAETEPEFVPFATDRSVGLDLDEFLPRTLAGVGARRGARGGGAEPSEQEVLGVMMRGHDSMMAVLSARQRALQIFHSVRINKNLKFALESVIALEDTSVILDILNVMAHKPSLWNLDICLLMLPKIYELLQSKYESYMQCGCNALRLIVRNFSSVVRANVSAPVRTLGVDIPREERYAKCVQIHRLLLDVRAFLLKRQTLQGRLGAAFRDLHTLMQQGLD; this is encoded by the exons ATGGAATCAATGAGAAGATCATGGAAGCTAC AAGAATTTGTCGCCCACAAGGCGAATGTCAACTGTTTGGCCATGGGCCACAAGTCCAACCAAGTCTTGGCGACTGGAGGAGATGACAAGAAAGTTAACTTATGGGCCATTGGCAGGCAAAGCTGTTTGATG AGTTTAAGTGGCCACACAACACCAGTGGAATGTGTGTGTTTTGGTCACTCTGAAGACTTGGTCTGTGCTGGTTCTCAGACTGGGGCTTTGAAAATTTGGGACTTGGAAGCAGCTAAGTTACTCAGAACATTTACTGGTCACAAAGGTGCCATCAAATGCATGGACTTCCACCCTTATGGGGACTATTTGACCACAGGTTCCTGTGAcagtaatattaaattatggGATACAAGAAAGAGAGGATGTATTGTGACTTATTCTAGCCATAGACTAGCAGTAAATAGCCTGCAATTCAGCCCTGATGGGCAGTGGATTGCTTCCGCTTGTGAAGATG gCATTGTGAAAGTTTGGGATGTAAGAGTAGGAAAGGTTCTGCAGGAATTTGTGGAGCATACATCTGCCGTAACTTGTGTCAAGTTCCACCCACACGAATTCTTGCTTGCTAGCTGCGGCATGGACAAAACTGTCAACTTTTGGGACATGGAGAAATTCCAATTGGTTTCCAAGTTTGAGAAGGAGAACACATCtattag gtgtATGGTATTCAGCGACGACGGCACGACGTTGCTAGGCTGCGGGAACGACGGGCTCCACGTGGTGGGCTGGGAGCCTGCGCGCGTGTTCGACACCGTGCACGGCCACTGGGGACAGACGCACGACATCACTGTAGCTCAGACACAACTC ATAGCTGGATCATTCCACTCGACATATGTGGTACTGTCAGTGGTGGATCTCAATAAGGTGCATCCTTTCGGAGGTCCACCGCCAGTAACGACGATGGTTGTGAGAGATCTGTCTCCATTTCAAAAAGGTCATTCTGTCCGAAAAagtttttcaaaagaaaaaccTCCCAAAGAAG taatgCATAAACCGACACTTCTTGATGAAAAGACTGCCGAGGAATCCACATCAGGCACTGAAGCAGATGAAGACTCAG TGAACCGTACGCCACCACCAACTACTAGTTTGTCCTCTGAAGACTTCTCGTTACCAA CCGAAGAGTGTATGGGCGCTTTGCCCACGAGCGCGAGCACCTCCCTGCGCGATCTGATGCTGGAGCCGGCGCCGGCCCGGCCTCCGCCGCAGCCTTCCCCGCCACAACGACAGCGACCAGATTCACGCATACCCACCTCCACAAAGGAACATTATGTTGTGGAAAAGAAGAGCGAGAATTTCGCAC GGGCGCTGGAGAGCAACGCTAAAGAGGATAACACATTCACCGCCCCAAAGCCTGCTACAAGAGACTATGTTATGCCTCACACAGCCAACACGCTAAACCGACATAATTCATATAAAGAAACTAAATCTACCACTGATTTGt CCACAGGAAATAATCTACGACAAAGTAGTAGTGAAATGTCACTGGGACCACCGTCTTTGGGCCCTAGATCGCTTTCGTTTACAAGGACGTCTTCCGAAAACTCAAG AAGGCGTGTGGATAGTGTACGGCGAGAGAACGTGGTGTCGCGAGCTGTGGAAGCAGCGGCGGAGACTGAACCCGAATTCGTTCCCTTTGCCACCGACAGGTCTGTCGGGCTGGACCTCGATGAGTTCTTACCT CGGACACTAGCGGGTGtcggggcgcggcgcggcgcccgcggcggcggAGCGGAGCCGAGTGAACAGGAAGTACTTGGCGTGATGATGCGTGGACATGACTCCATGATGGCCGTGCTTAGCGCAAGGCAGAGAGCATTACAG ATTTTCCATTCTGTGAGAATTAATAAGAATTTAAAGTTCGCCTTAGAGTCTGTAATTGCCCTGGAAGATACGTCGGTGATACTGGACATACTGAATGTTATGGCCCATAAACC GTCACTCTGGAATTTGGATATTTGCCTTTTGATGTTGCCTAAAATATACGAATTATTGCAAAGTAAATACGAATC CTACATGCAATGCGGGTGCAATGCGCTGCGACTCATCGTACGGAACTTTTCGTCCGTAGTACGTGCCAACGTTTCTGCGCCAGTACGGACCTTGGGCGTGGACATACCGCGCGAAGAGCGCTACGCGAAGTGCGTGCAAATTCATAGACTACTGCTGGATGTGCGAGCTTTCCTGCTCAAACGGCAAACTCTCCAGGGCCGACTCGGCGCCGCCTTCCGCGATCTCCACACTCTCATGCAACAAGGACTCGACTGA
- the LOC141426598 gene encoding katanin p80 WD40 repeat-containing subunit B1-like isoform X4 → MESMRRSWKLQEFVAHKANVNCLAMGHKSNQVLATGGDDKKVNLWAIGRQSCLMSLSGHTTPVECVCFGHSEDLVCAGSQTGALKIWDLEAAKLLRTFTGHKGAIKCMDFHPYGDYLTTGSCDSNIKLWDTRKRGCIVTYSSHRLAVNSLQFSPDGQWIASACEDGIVKVWDVRVGKVLQEFVEHTSAVTCVKFHPHEFLLASCGMDKTVNFWDMEKFQLVSKFEKENTSIRCMVFSDDGTTLLGCGNDGLHVVGWEPARVFDTVHGHWGQTHDITVAQTQLIAGSFHSTYVVLSVVDLNKVHPFGGPPPVTTMVVRDLSPFQKGHSVRKSFSKEKPPKEVMHKPTLLDEKTAEESTSGTEADEDSAEECMGALPTSASTSLRDLMLEPAPARPPPQPSPPQRQRPDSRIPTSTKEHYVVEKKSENFARALESNAKEDNTFTAPKPATRDYVMPHTANTLNRHNSYKETKSTTDLSTGNNLRQSSSEMSLGPPSLGPRSLSFTRTSSENSRRRVDSVRRENVVSRAVEAAAETEPEFVPFATDRSVGLDLDEFLPRTLAGVGARRGARGGGAEPSEQEVLGVMMRGHDSMMAVLSARQRALQIFHSVRINKNLKFALESVIALEDTSVILDILNVMAHKPSLWNLDICLLMLPKIYELLQSKYESYMQCGCNALRLIVRNFSSVVRANVSAPVRTLGVDIPREERYAKCVQIHRLLLDVRAFLLKRQTLQGRLGAAFRDLHTLMQQGLD, encoded by the exons ATGGAATCAATGAGAAGATCATGGAAGCTAC AAGAATTTGTCGCCCACAAGGCGAATGTCAACTGTTTGGCCATGGGCCACAAGTCCAACCAAGTCTTGGCGACTGGAGGAGATGACAAGAAAGTTAACTTATGGGCCATTGGCAGGCAAAGCTGTTTGATG AGTTTAAGTGGCCACACAACACCAGTGGAATGTGTGTGTTTTGGTCACTCTGAAGACTTGGTCTGTGCTGGTTCTCAGACTGGGGCTTTGAAAATTTGGGACTTGGAAGCAGCTAAGTTACTCAGAACATTTACTGGTCACAAAGGTGCCATCAAATGCATGGACTTCCACCCTTATGGGGACTATTTGACCACAGGTTCCTGTGAcagtaatattaaattatggGATACAAGAAAGAGAGGATGTATTGTGACTTATTCTAGCCATAGACTAGCAGTAAATAGCCTGCAATTCAGCCCTGATGGGCAGTGGATTGCTTCCGCTTGTGAAGATG gCATTGTGAAAGTTTGGGATGTAAGAGTAGGAAAGGTTCTGCAGGAATTTGTGGAGCATACATCTGCCGTAACTTGTGTCAAGTTCCACCCACACGAATTCTTGCTTGCTAGCTGCGGCATGGACAAAACTGTCAACTTTTGGGACATGGAGAAATTCCAATTGGTTTCCAAGTTTGAGAAGGAGAACACATCtattag gtgtATGGTATTCAGCGACGACGGCACGACGTTGCTAGGCTGCGGGAACGACGGGCTCCACGTGGTGGGCTGGGAGCCTGCGCGCGTGTTCGACACCGTGCACGGCCACTGGGGACAGACGCACGACATCACTGTAGCTCAGACACAACTC ATAGCTGGATCATTCCACTCGACATATGTGGTACTGTCAGTGGTGGATCTCAATAAGGTGCATCCTTTCGGAGGTCCACCGCCAGTAACGACGATGGTTGTGAGAGATCTGTCTCCATTTCAAAAAGGTCATTCTGTCCGAAAAagtttttcaaaagaaaaaccTCCCAAAGAAG taatgCATAAACCGACACTTCTTGATGAAAAGACTGCCGAGGAATCCACATCAGGCACTGAAGCAGATGAAGACTCAG CCGAAGAGTGTATGGGCGCTTTGCCCACGAGCGCGAGCACCTCCCTGCGCGATCTGATGCTGGAGCCGGCGCCGGCCCGGCCTCCGCCGCAGCCTTCCCCGCCACAACGACAGCGACCAGATTCACGCATACCCACCTCCACAAAGGAACATTATGTTGTGGAAAAGAAGAGCGAGAATTTCGCAC GGGCGCTGGAGAGCAACGCTAAAGAGGATAACACATTCACCGCCCCAAAGCCTGCTACAAGAGACTATGTTATGCCTCACACAGCCAACACGCTAAACCGACATAATTCATATAAAGAAACTAAATCTACCACTGATTTGt CCACAGGAAATAATCTACGACAAAGTAGTAGTGAAATGTCACTGGGACCACCGTCTTTGGGCCCTAGATCGCTTTCGTTTACAAGGACGTCTTCCGAAAACTCAAG AAGGCGTGTGGATAGTGTACGGCGAGAGAACGTGGTGTCGCGAGCTGTGGAAGCAGCGGCGGAGACTGAACCCGAATTCGTTCCCTTTGCCACCGACAGGTCTGTCGGGCTGGACCTCGATGAGTTCTTACCT CGGACACTAGCGGGTGtcggggcgcggcgcggcgcccgcggcggcggAGCGGAGCCGAGTGAACAGGAAGTACTTGGCGTGATGATGCGTGGACATGACTCCATGATGGCCGTGCTTAGCGCAAGGCAGAGAGCATTACAG ATTTTCCATTCTGTGAGAATTAATAAGAATTTAAAGTTCGCCTTAGAGTCTGTAATTGCCCTGGAAGATACGTCGGTGATACTGGACATACTGAATGTTATGGCCCATAAACC GTCACTCTGGAATTTGGATATTTGCCTTTTGATGTTGCCTAAAATATACGAATTATTGCAAAGTAAATACGAATC CTACATGCAATGCGGGTGCAATGCGCTGCGACTCATCGTACGGAACTTTTCGTCCGTAGTACGTGCCAACGTTTCTGCGCCAGTACGGACCTTGGGCGTGGACATACCGCGCGAAGAGCGCTACGCGAAGTGCGTGCAAATTCATAGACTACTGCTGGATGTGCGAGCTTTCCTGCTCAAACGGCAAACTCTCCAGGGCCGACTCGGCGCCGCCTTCCGCGATCTCCACACTCTCATGCAACAAGGACTCGACTGA